A segment of the uncultured Desulfobulbus sp. genome:
TTTCTCTTCTGAAGAGGATAAAATTACTCAATACTTAAGTAAGAAGACATTAGATCAATTGATAAAAGCGCATGAGCTAAGTGTTAAATATCAAATTATTGATCAGGTAAGCCAATCTCGTATTTTCCGTTTGTTGTTAAGGTGGCATGCGTTGCAAAAGATTCTTTCGAGAGGCATACGAAAAGCTAGAGTTGCTTTACGTAATATCTTAATCGATAATAACCCGCTTAACGGCTTAATAAAAGATCCTAAAACAGTATATGTGCTTTCATATGAAGGCCTTACTAATATTGGTGATGAGATTCAAGCAATTGCCTCAAGAGAACTGATTGAAAAGCTAGGATACAATGTTAAATATACGAATAGAGAGAACTTAGTTTCACATTTCTCAATTTTTAAAAGAAGAATTCTAATGAATGGTTGGTTCTCTCATTCCATTCATTCTTTCCCCCCATCTAAATCACTACACCCTGTATTCATTGGGTTCCACTTGGCAAATAGAAAACTACTAGAGCACAAAGATTATTTTAAAAAGCATGAGCCAATTGGGTGTAGAGACGTTGATACGGTCGATATTTTTGAAGCTGCTGGAGTTAAATCTTATTTTACAGGCTGTCCAACCTCGACTTTAGAAAGACGTGAGACGGAGCAAGAAAATGACTGCTTAGTGGTTGATGCCCACCTTGATAATCCAGACGGACATACGTCTGATGCTAGAAGGTTGCTTGAAAAAGTATTAGATAGATATATGATAAAAGACTATATATTCCATACTCAAAACTGTGATGTGAATTTGAATAATGAGCAGAAAACAGATCTTGCTAAAAGCAGGTTGTTAGATCTTTGCAAATCAAATCTTGTAATCACTAATAGACTTCATATCGCATTACCATGCCTAGCAATGGATGTGCCTGTGATATTTGTTCATGCCGACCCTTATTCAGATAGTCGTCTCTCAACCTATGTTGATTACTTTTGGTACTGCACTAATAATAAATCTGATTTACCTGAAGTTGGTGACTATAAGCAAATCAAGAATAAGGATTTATATAAAAAAATTGCAGAAAAAATCAGGAATAAATACAAAGAAAGTTTGGAGGATGATTTTTAATTCTGAACTTTTCTAATAACTCAAGTTTCGGGGTTGGTGTAGCCAAGGAATAATCCACAGCCAACCTGCTGAAATAATATCATTTTAACGTGGAAAGTCTTTTGCTTTCCGATACATTGGATATACGAAAATACCTAATGATATCAGAAAGAAAAGGGCCTCGTCCGCAGAATTTGTGGGTAGGTCTTTGGAAATAATTAGGTCGAACTATTTAAACAGCCAACAACTCAACATACTGTTTTTCCGAAAATCTTGTGGCGGGAAAATTTGTGAGAGAGCAGTAACTTACCAAGAAAAAGTGGAGCAACATTAATAGGAGCTTTTCCGTGGACACCAAGGTTAGCATTATTGTTCCTGCCAAAAATGAAGAAAATTTTATTTATGATTCATTGTTTTCTTTAGTTAATCAACAATACAAGAATATAGAAATTATAATTGTTGACGATATATCTACAGACAATACAATAAAGATAGCTCAATCTTTTGGTGACGCGCGAATAAAAATTATCAACGGCCCCGGGAAAGGGTTTTCTGCAGCCTGGAATACCGGGTACATGGCGTGCACAGGAGAGATAATAACGCAATGCGATGCAGATGACCGCTACCCTAAAGACAGGCTAATTAGACAGGTTACATGGTTGGCTACGCACCCAGAATTCGATGCAGTGTGCGGAGCCTATTGGGCTATGGACCGGAAAGGAAACATTTTATCGCGCCTAGCCACACACAATACAGAATTAGATATCAGCGAAGAATTAAAAAATGGTATCACAAGAACTTCCCTGTGCACATTCGCAATTAGAGCCCATGCCCTGAAAGAGGTCGGAGGTTTGAGAGAATATTTCCTGACAAGTGGAGATATCGATTTTCAACTTCGTTTCGGTGAAACATACCGCGTCTATTACCTCCCTGACTTCACTTACTATTACAGGATACATGATGCTTCTGTCACCCACAGTCAGCCATCCCCTGTCAGAGAGTTTTACGAGATCACGGCCCGTTTATTCCAAAAACAGCGCCTACAAAGAGGATATGATGACCTGCAGGTTGAAAAAGCTCCCCACCCCCCTGATATTTACGCAAAAGGGAACAGTGCGCAACGCCACATCCGAGGGCTACTGACTGGTGAGGCATGGAGGACGTACAACGAGGGGAAAAAAAAAGATGCAATCAAAACTGGTCTCCAACTTGTAAAAAAATTCCCCTTTGACCCCAATTCTTGGTATCATTTGCTTTTACTCTTGGTAAAAAAATCTCGTTAACGACACACTTACCGGTCATAAATCCAGAACGTAAGAAATGAGTTTCCTTATTCCCATTGCCCTTTTGGGCTGGATTCCACTCACCATCCTCCTATTTTTAAATTTCAAACCCCACCATGCCGCGATGGTGTCCGTTATCGGTGGTACGCTTTTCCTGCCTATGGCCGGTTATGATCTCCCGGGCTTGCCACCCTTGACCAAAAACTCTGTCATCGGCATCGGTTTGCTTCTCGGTAGCCGTCTTTCAGGCCAGAGGCGCATCGCCGAATTCAGCTGGAGTCGCTACGATCTGCCCATGCTTATCTGGTGTTTGTGCCCCTTGCCCAGTTCATTGTCCAATGATCTCGGACTCTATGACGGCCTAGCAGGCATCTGGACAAATCTGTCTCTGTGGGGTATCCCCTATCTTGCCGGCAGGGTCTATATCAACAGCTCTGAAAAATTGCGTGATCTGTGCGTTGCCATCGCCATCGGTGGCCTGGTTTACCTGCCACTCTGCCTGTTCGAAATCAGGATGAGCCCTCAGCTGAGCAATATAATTTATGGGTTCTTCCCCCATGACTGGGTGCAGCATATACGATATGG
Coding sequences within it:
- a CDS encoding polysaccharide pyruvyl transferase family protein, translating into MIKVYRENSALNFKKHISFFEVKSMNQDVANFLWVNGRLSLYESKCIESFLAKGFRVHVYSYEDIVIPTGAVLKDAREVLPESEVFTYTQEGKKGNLAAFSDAFRYEIVKKGLGWWFDADVFCLKDVKAWVDLASQKSVVLAWEDDLLINGAVMYVNDENFHELIAKKLKIAGKKFQWGEIGPRMITEVIKELGMENEVLNKSSFYPVHWTQFNKLLDESDKGVCEQLSQESFSLHLWNEFFTLYAIPKELYPPEGSFLDSLFFSSEEDKITQYLSKKTLDQLIKAHELSVKYQIIDQVSQSRIFRLLLRWHALQKILSRGIRKARVALRNILIDNNPLNGLIKDPKTVYVLSYEGLTNIGDEIQAIASRELIEKLGYNVKYTNRENLVSHFSIFKRRILMNGWFSHSIHSFPPSKSLHPVFIGFHLANRKLLEHKDYFKKHEPIGCRDVDTVDIFEAAGVKSYFTGCPTSTLERRETEQENDCLVVDAHLDNPDGHTSDARRLLEKVLDRYMIKDYIFHTQNCDVNLNNEQKTDLAKSRLLDLCKSNLVITNRLHIALPCLAMDVPVIFVHADPYSDSRLSTYVDYFWYCTNNKSDLPEVGDYKQIKNKDLYKKIAEKIRNKYKESLEDDF
- a CDS encoding glycosyltransferase family A protein, whose translation is MDTKVSIIVPAKNEENFIYDSLFSLVNQQYKNIEIIIVDDISTDNTIKIAQSFGDARIKIINGPGKGFSAAWNTGYMACTGEIITQCDADDRYPKDRLIRQVTWLATHPEFDAVCGAYWAMDRKGNILSRLATHNTELDISEELKNGITRTSLCTFAIRAHALKEVGGLREYFLTSGDIDFQLRFGETYRVYYLPDFTYYYRIHDASVTHSQPSPVREFYEITARLFQKQRLQRGYDDLQVEKAPHPPDIYAKGNSAQRHIRGLLTGEAWRTYNEGKKKDAIKTGLQLVKKFPFDPNSWYHLLLLLVKKSR